Proteins co-encoded in one Synergistaceae bacterium genomic window:
- a CDS encoding SDR family oxidoreductase, producing the protein MGKLDGKVAIITGGSGGIGLATGKLFLQEGAKVTIVGSRQERVDAALAEVRNYADSVLGIAVDTSTEEGVKRYVDATVARFGAIDILFNNAGIEGKVAPIVEADVRDFDRVMAVNVRGTWLGLKYVLPYLYAKKSGSVINMSSIGGLSAGPMPVSPYVTSKFAITGMTRIAAVESAPYNVRVNSVHPSPVETRMMRSLEGGSGVSHDQVASGIPLGRYADPDDVARLVLFLASDESTFITGSNYRVDGGMLS; encoded by the coding sequence ATGGGCAAATTGGACGGCAAGGTTGCGATCATCACCGGCGGATCCGGTGGCATAGGTCTGGCCACCGGCAAATTGTTTCTGCAGGAAGGCGCGAAGGTCACAATCGTCGGCTCGCGTCAGGAGAGAGTCGATGCCGCGCTGGCGGAGGTGCGAAATTACGCCGACAGCGTGCTGGGAATTGCTGTTGACACCTCCACCGAGGAGGGCGTCAAACGGTACGTCGATGCCACGGTCGCCAGGTTCGGCGCCATCGATATTCTCTTCAACAACGCCGGCATAGAAGGCAAAGTGGCGCCGATCGTTGAGGCCGACGTCCGGGATTTCGACCGCGTGATGGCCGTCAATGTCCGCGGAACGTGGCTGGGGTTGAAGTACGTTCTCCCATACCTGTACGCGAAGAAGTCGGGCAGCGTGATCAACATGTCTTCGATAGGCGGGTTGTCGGCCGGGCCGATGCCGGTCTCCCCGTATGTCACGTCAAAGTTCGCCATCACCGGCATGACGCGAATCGCTGCCGTTGAATCCGCGCCATATAATGTGCGCGTCAACTCCGTGCACCCGTCTCCGGTGGAGACGCGTATGATGCGCTCTCTGGAGGGCGGTTCGGGCGTCTCGCACGATCAGGTGGCCTCCGGCATTCCGCTGGGGCGCTACGCGGATCCGGACGACGTTGCCCGGTTGGTGCTGTTCCTGGCGTCGGACGAATCCACCTTCATCACGGGGTCGAACTACCGCGTCGACGGCGGAATGCTGAGCTGA